ATTGTAAACCAGCATTTTTAGTTCAATTTGCAAAAATGGGGAAAATCTATTATCAAAAGATTTTTAATGTAAAAAATCCAAGTATAGGACTTATAAATATTGGCGAAGAAGAAGAAAAAGGAAATGAACTTGCAAAAGCAACATTTAAACTTTTGAAAGAAGAAAATTCTCTTAATTTTAAAGGCAATGTAGAACCAAGAGAAATACCTACAGGGGACATTAACATCTTAGTAAGTGATGGTTTTGTAGGAAATACAGCTTTAAAAATGTATGAAGGCTCTGCTTCAAGTATCTTAGGGATAATAAAGGATGAAGTACTTAAATCATCAATTATATCTAAATTAGGAATAGTACTATTAAAACCAGTATTAAAAAATATTATGAAAAAGTTTGATTACAAAGAATATGGAGGAGCACCATTTTTAGGTGTTGATGGAATATGCATAAAAGCTCATGGCAGTTCAGATGCAAAAGCATTCAAAAATTCTATTAAGCAAACTAAGATTTTTTACGAGAATGATGTGTTAAAAGATATAAAAAATGAGTTTTTAAACGAAAATTAATTTAAATATTATTAAAACTAATATTGACGATTTAAAAAATATATACTATTATCTAAATGTAGAACTTGGGAGGTGAAAATAATGTTTGAAAAAATCCAAGCAATTATTGCGGATAAGTTAAGCGTCGATGTAGGAAGCGTTGTTATGGAAGCATCATTTATTGAAGATTTAAATGCGGACTCATTAGATATAGTTGAACTTATAATGGCTCTAGAAGATGAACTTGATATGGAAATACCTGAC
The DNA window shown above is from Clostridium beijerinckii and carries:
- a CDS encoding phosphate acyltransferase PlsX: MKIAIDGMGGDNAPVAVIDGAIQALKEYDNIELYITGPKEIISSELAKYTYPKDKVTVIDAKEVILPSEHPVMALRRKKDASIVKALNLVKEGTCDGIISAGSTGAFLAGCTLIVGRIKGVERPALAPIMPGRRGNFMIVDVGANVDCKPAFLVQFAKMGKIYYQKIFNVKNPSIGLINIGEEEEKGNELAKATFKLLKEENSLNFKGNVEPREIPTGDINILVSDGFVGNTALKMYEGSASSILGIIKDEVLKSSIISKLGIVLLKPVLKNIMKKFDYKEYGGAPFLGVDGICIKAHGSSDAKAFKNSIKQTKIFYENDVLKDIKNEFLNEN
- the acpP gene encoding acyl carrier protein, whose amino-acid sequence is MFEKIQAIIADKLSVDVGSVVMEASFIEDLNADSLDIVELIMALEDELDMEIPDEDVENFKTVGDVVNYVKAHHEE